In Lujinxingia vulgaris, a single window of DNA contains:
- a CDS encoding protein kinase domain-containing protein, translated as MPSTALSSLAHAPTIEGVRLHKVIGRGAESVVILASRGVDSVAVKTSREPGQHLSDNRRRRFLREGCLLACLTHPALPRIFEVGESDKTPYIVLEYVKGETLQQVVASRTLSSDAILAIATELADALAQVHDHGLIHRDIHPANILLDDDARPRLIDFGLAADAVADDAQRLEGTLRFMAPEQGGMLDRLVDHRSDLYSLGAVLYFAATGKPPFDGEERHEILTRHATAPIPDPLQDRPDLDPTLSGIIQRLLAKDPSDRFPSAAALLTALQSIKTPRAAVAINHGIHELVGRRAELQQLLEAWDHSQNNNTTLVIVEGPSGSGKSRLIHELLNRAASEGAGTFSITIQPEEPHPFAPLQRLFDPVCDYFDQLSGEELMMTAGFFLQAIDNRLDALQVAVPRLARQLAVAASADAPAQVDLRSDVVYDAMATIIQQIAANMNGALIAIDNAQWLDDATERVLQRLDLSRSEAPLLILLGADDSQHASPRTTQLAGSMRRILHNRVALSQLTLREVDALIRARLAGADVDIALVERIFAVSGGNAYAVESFIRTLLDAAVLRPSWGRWTLDTERLQKLELPDDMAELLHFQLDQLPEQTRDILSWIALFGVVDQPEQLAMCAEVELGLVEDAFAQAGLAGLLRNLPDQGFSLVHNSLRQRLLDDLDPAERHRRHQAIALALDQGDNADDHLFDLARHYASGLPHLNPARALNINHKAGMLAMQSFAYQQAFGFLREAARIAEDFGTRHDTLDADLGRIAARTGHLDMARRHLSRAIEQTSDPYLRALLRGDLANVDITNLDISQARRQLESALGEIGESVPRPTPKDLVISLGGFARGELTTRVPALQQWLQKPVSNAERRHIEALSDLYNYGSRIGYFTFDDELLLQIALRQHEIAVRLNDSALLARTHSLLGFMSAMMGRPYWSKDHARRALDHARATRDRSVLGMVHFMNAMTRDFEGHTLKAERMFEESVMDQGQWLDAWEYASGSTVLTETYALRGHHRRSLSVAHQAIRELNSRLGEENAERQFVTTPLQAMAMTALVALGQTEQLREYEAAVQRYFAVTGAQLYYHAVFHHSLLMYCVERHDIDARADRHIEGFESLPMNFPNVQFYLRPFYVWKAWIYLLRVERALDRDLTPPFDALEAALAELDQCANVPLLRAYHHLFCGFLALYKKRPDEVPGHFEQARKLADDSDMPLVHFEIARGYALLHRSGRATDVTSRYVRQALQIAQDQGWSRRLRRLRADFAEELRTGSNPLMTRSSTATRGSFTSTDYLTSRMQQQFDALLRIHQVLSDLGTPQTKLNQVLDELIAIFGAERGFFFHLDPDDETRLVLEATRHADNRLKDAASPVNEAADALELTRKTWADGIVQQVFATQRPLVVHNVREGARWDQQAFDDHLRSAIAVPMISRAQTRGVVYLDSTLAEGVFAQSDIRTLQGLTNSLAVLLEAARTTRLEAEVARASEKSASLLEHATSAVQLGLAITDQKGHLISASPTLHTMAEPWGSATRWWSIALDACDWQDAATGLAGDLNLKSALADIRTPDNMRRVFELTDTGSEHQLGEHANHSVFLVRDVTSSILADEERQRLNDDLELATEQALSANRAKSTFLANMSHELRTPLNAIIGYAEMLLEEHSPDEFPALAADLDRIQVAGKHLLRLVSDILDLSKIEAGHIELVPHEFSLTAMIDDVAATARQLVESNNNTFTLSKIPDLTLFNDETRLRQILLNLLGNAAKFTEDGNVALAIDLIAPPHPSSALPLASDDTDQDADEATTPQPWIAFKVSDSGIGMTPEDLERLFEAFYQADQRSISRHGGTGLGLTITRRFCDLMGGSIHVDSTPGEGTTFTIEIPTRIDTSLDPDLLALQSMAD; from the coding sequence ATGCCCTCCACCGCGCTCTCCTCCCTCGCCCACGCCCCCACCATCGAGGGCGTTCGCCTCCATAAAGTCATCGGTCGCGGTGCTGAATCGGTGGTGATCCTCGCCAGCCGCGGCGTCGACTCCGTGGCCGTAAAAACCTCCCGCGAGCCCGGCCAGCATCTTTCGGATAACCGCCGCCGCCGCTTTCTGCGCGAGGGGTGTCTTCTGGCGTGCCTGACCCACCCGGCGCTGCCGCGCATCTTCGAGGTCGGTGAGTCCGACAAAACGCCTTATATTGTTCTCGAATACGTCAAAGGTGAGACGCTCCAGCAGGTCGTGGCCAGCCGCACGTTGAGCTCCGACGCCATCCTCGCCATCGCCACCGAGTTGGCTGACGCCCTTGCTCAGGTCCACGATCACGGGCTTATTCATCGCGATATTCACCCCGCCAACATCCTCCTCGACGACGACGCCAGGCCCCGCCTCATCGACTTTGGCCTGGCCGCCGACGCCGTCGCCGACGACGCCCAGCGTCTGGAGGGCACCCTGCGCTTTATGGCCCCGGAGCAGGGCGGCATGCTCGACCGCCTCGTCGACCACCGCTCCGACCTCTACAGCCTGGGCGCGGTGCTCTACTTCGCCGCCACCGGCAAGCCCCCCTTCGACGGCGAAGAGCGCCACGAGATCCTCACTCGCCATGCCACCGCCCCCATCCCCGACCCGCTTCAAGACCGTCCCGACCTCGACCCGACGCTCTCGGGCATCATCCAGCGCCTGCTCGCCAAAGATCCCTCCGACCGCTTCCCCTCCGCGGCCGCCCTGCTCACCGCCCTGCAGAGCATCAAGACCCCGCGCGCCGCGGTCGCCATCAATCATGGCATCCACGAGCTCGTCGGCCGCCGCGCTGAGCTCCAGCAGCTCCTGGAGGCGTGGGACCACTCTCAAAACAACAACACCACCCTCGTCATCGTCGAAGGCCCCTCCGGCAGCGGCAAATCTCGCCTCATCCACGAACTTCTGAACCGCGCGGCATCGGAAGGCGCGGGCACCTTCTCCATCACCATCCAGCCCGAAGAGCCCCACCCCTTCGCCCCCTTGCAGCGCCTCTTCGACCCGGTCTGCGACTACTTCGACCAGCTCTCCGGCGAAGAGCTGATGATGACGGCCGGCTTCTTCTTGCAGGCCATCGACAACCGACTCGATGCCCTCCAGGTCGCCGTGCCTCGCCTCGCTCGCCAGCTTGCCGTCGCCGCCAGCGCCGATGCCCCGGCCCAGGTCGACCTGCGCTCCGACGTCGTCTACGACGCGATGGCCACCATCATCCAGCAGATCGCCGCCAACATGAACGGCGCGCTCATCGCCATCGACAACGCCCAGTGGCTCGACGACGCCACCGAGCGCGTCCTGCAGCGCCTCGACCTCTCCCGCAGCGAAGCCCCCCTGCTCATCCTGCTCGGCGCCGACGACTCCCAGCACGCCTCCCCCCGCACCACCCAGCTCGCGGGCTCGATGCGCCGCATCCTGCACAACCGCGTCGCTCTCTCTCAGCTCACCCTGCGCGAGGTCGACGCCCTGATCCGCGCCCGCCTGGCCGGCGCCGACGTCGACATCGCGCTCGTCGAGCGCATCTTCGCCGTCAGCGGTGGCAACGCCTACGCCGTCGAAAGCTTCATCCGCACCCTCCTCGACGCCGCGGTGCTCCGCCCCTCCTGGGGCCGCTGGACCCTCGACACCGAGCGCCTCCAGAAGCTCGAGCTCCCCGATGATATGGCCGAGCTTTTGCACTTCCAGCTCGACCAGCTCCCCGAACAGACCCGCGACATCCTCTCCTGGATCGCCCTCTTCGGCGTGGTCGACCAGCCCGAACAGCTCGCCATGTGCGCCGAGGTTGAGCTCGGCCTCGTCGAAGACGCCTTCGCCCAGGCCGGCCTGGCCGGTCTCTTGCGAAACCTCCCCGACCAGGGATTTTCACTGGTTCATAACTCTCTTCGCCAGCGCCTCCTCGACGACCTCGATCCCGCCGAGCGCCACCGCCGCCATCAGGCCATCGCCCTTGCCCTCGACCAGGGCGACAACGCCGACGACCACCTCTTCGATCTGGCGCGCCACTACGCCTCAGGCCTCCCCCACCTCAACCCGGCCCGCGCGCTCAACATCAACCACAAGGCCGGCATGCTCGCCATGCAGAGCTTCGCCTACCAGCAGGCTTTTGGCTTTTTGCGCGAGGCCGCCCGCATCGCCGAGGACTTTGGCACCCGCCATGACACCCTCGACGCTGACTTAGGCCGCATCGCCGCCCGCACCGGCCACCTCGACATGGCGCGCAGGCACTTAAGCCGCGCCATCGAGCAGACCTCCGACCCCTACCTGCGCGCCCTGCTCCGCGGCGATCTGGCCAACGTCGACATCACCAACCTCGACATCTCCCAGGCCCGCCGACAGCTCGAATCCGCCCTCGGCGAGATCGGCGAAAGCGTTCCTCGCCCCACGCCGAAAGACCTGGTTATCAGCCTGGGCGGCTTCGCCCGCGGTGAGCTCACCACGCGGGTGCCCGCCCTGCAGCAGTGGCTGCAAAAACCCGTCTCCAACGCCGAGCGCCGCCACATCGAAGCCCTCTCCGATCTCTACAACTACGGCTCGCGCATCGGCTACTTCACCTTCGACGACGAGCTCCTGCTGCAGATCGCCCTGCGCCAGCACGAGATCGCCGTACGCCTCAACGACTCCGCGCTCCTGGCCCGTACCCACAGCCTGCTCGGCTTTATGAGCGCGATGATGGGCCGCCCCTACTGGAGCAAAGATCACGCCCGCCGCGCCCTCGACCACGCCCGCGCCACCCGCGACCGCTCGGTCCTGGGCATGGTGCACTTCATGAACGCGATGACCCGCGACTTCGAAGGCCACACCCTCAAAGCCGAGCGTATGTTCGAAGAATCGGTGATGGATCAGGGCCAGTGGCTCGACGCCTGGGAGTACGCCTCCGGCTCCACCGTGCTCACCGAAACCTACGCCCTGCGCGGCCACCACCGCCGCTCCCTCTCCGTGGCTCACCAGGCCATCCGCGAGCTCAACTCTCGCCTGGGCGAAGAAAACGCCGAGCGCCAGTTCGTCACCACCCCGCTTCAGGCCATGGCCATGACCGCCCTTGTGGCCCTGGGGCAAACCGAGCAGCTGCGCGAATACGAAGCCGCCGTTCAGCGCTACTTCGCCGTCACCGGCGCCCAGCTCTACTACCACGCTGTCTTCCACCACAGCCTGCTCATGTACTGCGTCGAGCGTCACGACATCGACGCCCGCGCCGACCGCCACATCGAGGGCTTTGAATCCCTCCCCATGAACTTCCCCAACGTCCAGTTCTACCTGCGCCCCTTCTACGTCTGGAAGGCCTGGATCTACCTCCTGCGCGTCGAACGCGCCCTCGATCGCGACCTCACCCCGCCCTTCGACGCCCTGGAAGCGGCCCTGGCCGAGCTCGACCAATGCGCCAACGTGCCCCTTCTGCGCGCCTACCACCACCTCTTCTGCGGCTTTCTGGCCCTCTACAAGAAGCGCCCCGATGAGGTCCCCGGCCACTTCGAGCAGGCCCGCAAGCTCGCCGACGACAGCGACATGCCGCTCGTTCACTTCGAGATCGCCCGTGGCTACGCCCTGCTGCATCGCTCCGGTCGCGCCACCGACGTCACCTCCCGCTACGTCCGTCAGGCCCTCCAGATCGCACAAGATCAGGGCTGGTCGCGCCGCCTGCGCCGCCTCCGCGCCGATTTCGCCGAGGAGCTTCGCACCGGCTCCAACCCCCTGATGACCCGCTCCTCCACCGCCACCCGCGGCTCCTTTACCTCGACGGATTATCTTACCTCGCGCATGCAGCAGCAGTTCGACGCGCTCCTGCGCATCCACCAGGTCTTGAGCGATCTGGGCACCCCCCAGACCAAACTCAACCAGGTCCTCGACGAGCTCATCGCCATCTTCGGCGCCGAGCGCGGCTTCTTCTTCCACCTCGACCCCGACGACGAGACCCGCCTTGTGCTGGAGGCCACCCGTCACGCCGACAACCGCCTCAAAGACGCCGCCTCCCCCGTCAACGAGGCGGCCGACGCCCTCGAACTCACCCGCAAAACCTGGGCCGACGGCATCGTCCAGCAGGTCTTCGCCACCCAGCGCCCCCTCGTCGTCCACAACGTCCGCGAAGGCGCCCGCTGGGACCAGCAGGCCTTTGACGACCACCTGCGCAGCGCCATCGCCGTCCCCATGATCTCGCGTGCCCAGACCCGGGGCGTCGTCTACCTCGACTCCACACTCGCTGAAGGCGTCTTCGCGCAGAGCGACATCCGCACCCTCCAGGGTCTTACAAACTCCCTGGCCGTGCTCCTGGAAGCCGCCCGCACCACCCGCCTGGAAGCCGAAGTCGCCCGCGCCAGCGAAAAGAGCGCCTCGCTTCTTGAGCACGCCACAAGCGCCGTGCAGCTCGGCCTGGCCATCACCGATCAAAAAGGCCATCTCATCAGCGCCAGCCCCACCCTCCACACCATGGCCGAGCCCTGGGGCTCGGCCACCCGCTGGTGGTCCATCGCCCTCGACGCCTGCGACTGGCAAGACGCCGCCACCGGCCTTGCCGGCGACCTCAACCTCAAGAGCGCCCTGGCCGACATCCGCACCCCCGACAACATGCGCCGCGTCTTCGAGCTCACCGACACCGGCTCCGAACACCAGCTCGGCGAACACGCCAACCACTCCGTCTTCCTCGTGCGCGACGTCACCTCCAGCATCCTCGCTGACGAAGAGCGCCAGCGCCTCAACGACGACCTTGAGCTCGCCACCGAACAGGCCTTAAGCGCCAACCGCGCCAAGAGCACCTTTTTGGCCAACATGAGCCACGAGCTGCGCACCCCGCTCAACGCCATCATCGGCTACGCCGAGATGCTTCTTGAAGAACACTCCCCCGACGAGTTCCCCGCCCTGGCCGCCGACCTCGACCGCATTCAGGTCGCCGGCAAGCACCTGCTGCGCCTGGTCAGCGACATCCTCGATCTTTCCAAGATCGAGGCCGGCCACATCGAGCTCGTTCCCCACGAGTTTTCGCTCACCGCCATGATCGACGACGTCGCCGCCACCGCTCGCCAGCTCGTCGAGAGCAACAACAACACCTTCACCCTCTCAAAAATCCCAGACCTCACCCTCTTCAACGACGAGACTCGCCTGCGTCAGATCCTCCTCAACCTTTTAGGCAACGCCGCCAAATTCACCGAAGACGGCAACGTCGCGCTGGCCATCGATCTCATCGCCCCCCCCCACCCCTCCTCCGCCCTGCCCCTCGCCAGCGACGACACCGACCAGGACGCCGACGAAGCCACCACCCCACAACCCTGGATCGCCTTCAAAGTCTCCGACTCCGGCATCGGCATGACCCCCGAAGACCTCGAACGCCTCTTCGAAGCCTTCTACCAGGCCGACCAGCGCTCCATCTCTCGCCATGGCGGCACCGGCCTCGGCCTCACCATCACCCGTCGCTTCTGCGACCTGATGGGCGGCTCCATCCACGTCGACAGCACCCCCGGCGAAGGCACCACCTTCACCATCGAGATCCCCACCCGCATCGACACCTCCCTCGATCCGGATCTTCTGGCGTTGCAGAGCATGGCCGACTGA